A region of Streptomyces halobius DNA encodes the following proteins:
- the tpg gene encoding telomere-protecting terminal protein Tpg → MGDIDEALDRADCETFAREPPKSTQKRVEFLLRKLKTTRAVAEVLSVSQRSVERYLKGQRKKPPKPIADRIDTEVRRRWQPRVRERRRRQAAATTGITIETRARFGYTAPIGTTDDPRLRRLTVHLPPEYAGRLFRAQQEGADDRRLRAIIAEGLQEIYFQDGGRRAQDLEADITDIDYFDVSF, encoded by the coding sequence GTGGGGGACATCGACGAGGCCCTGGACCGCGCAGACTGTGAGACGTTCGCCCGTGAGCCCCCCAAGTCCACGCAGAAACGGGTGGAGTTCCTGCTGCGCAAGCTGAAGACCACCAGAGCCGTCGCCGAGGTGCTCTCGGTCAGCCAGCGCTCCGTCGAGCGTTATCTCAAAGGCCAGCGCAAGAAGCCGCCCAAGCCCATCGCGGACCGCATCGACACCGAGGTCCGCCGCCGCTGGCAGCCCCGGGTACGCGAGCGCCGTCGCCGACAAGCGGCCGCCACCACGGGCATCACCATCGAAACCCGCGCGCGATTCGGCTACACCGCACCGATCGGCACCACCGACGACCCCCGGTTGCGCAGGCTCACCGTGCACCTCCCGCCGGAGTACGCCGGCCGCCTGTTCCGGGCCCAGCAGGAAGGCGCCGACGACCGGCGACTGCGCGCAATCATCGCCGAGGGACTACAAGAGATCTATTTCCAGGACGGCGGCCGCCGCGCCCAAGACCTGGAAGCGGACATCACAGACATCGACTATTTCGACGTTTCCTTTTAG